The following proteins are co-located in the Myxococcus fulvus genome:
- a CDS encoding ATPase, T2SS/T4P/T4SS family yields the protein MSPPATTFVELLTGLYAGFAAEGLVVSESAPVPESPAEAASALFSLAAHTGTLVFSVWADAETDEAGASFVLPVADAPGHEGLLGQERKPVRQPFARELHAPLEQAIAELSKQGRDTARPARGTVTYPFEVETDPEVLFWVTFADSEVAPSIVAHARSRRLRADQPAFSTLSLGREEAVYLSERFLRLDSLFQGTPVVFSGERGTGRSTSLHAVMEVLPDFTNVLAAMEQPRSVDTRMGTARLGESMPLAQVLRAFLRQDPDVVLADEARTTKDLELLLNCALTGHATAFVLEASSPEGVLEKLREAIPGLPVAPLIVHHSREASGALRREVYTVRYGDDGKGLVEAWRPSAAG from the coding sequence TTGAGCCCCCCCGCCACCACCTTCGTCGAGCTGCTCACCGGTCTGTACGCGGGCTTCGCCGCCGAGGGCCTCGTCGTCTCCGAGTCCGCGCCTGTGCCCGAGTCCCCCGCCGAGGCCGCGTCGGCGCTGTTCTCGCTCGCGGCGCACACGGGGACGTTGGTGTTCTCGGTGTGGGCGGACGCGGAGACGGATGAGGCGGGCGCGTCGTTCGTCCTCCCGGTCGCGGACGCGCCTGGACATGAGGGGTTGCTCGGGCAGGAGCGCAAGCCGGTGCGTCAGCCGTTCGCGCGGGAGCTGCATGCGCCGCTGGAACAGGCCATCGCCGAGCTGTCGAAGCAGGGGCGGGACACGGCGCGTCCCGCGCGGGGAACGGTGACGTATCCGTTCGAGGTGGAGACGGACCCGGAGGTCTTGTTCTGGGTGACGTTCGCGGACAGCGAGGTGGCGCCGAGCATCGTCGCCCATGCGCGAAGCCGGCGGTTGCGCGCGGACCAGCCGGCGTTCTCCACGCTGAGCCTGGGGCGCGAGGAGGCGGTGTACCTCTCGGAGCGGTTCCTGCGTCTGGACTCGCTGTTCCAGGGGACGCCGGTGGTGTTCTCGGGGGAGAGGGGGACGGGGCGCAGCACGTCACTGCACGCGGTGATGGAGGTGCTGCCGGACTTCACGAATGTGCTCGCCGCGATGGAGCAGCCGAGGTCGGTGGATACGCGGATGGGTACGGCGCGCCTGGGGGAGTCGATGCCGCTCGCGCAGGTGCTGCGCGCGTTCCTGCGGCAGGACCCGGATGTGGTGCTGGCGGACGAAGCGCGGACGACGAAGGACCTGGAGTTGCTGCTCAACTGCGCGCTCACGGGCCATGCCACTGCGTTCGTGCTCGAGGCGTCGAGCCCCGAGGGTGTGCTCGAGAAGCTGCGCGAGGCGATTCCTGGGCTCCCCGTGGCGCCGCTCATCGTCCATCACTCGCGCGAGGCGTCGGGTGCGCTCCGGCGTGAGGTCTACACCGTGAGGTACGGCGACGATGGGAAGGGACTCGTCGAAGCGTGGCGCCCGTCTGCTGCTGGCTAG
- a CDS encoding DUF2135 domain-containing protein, with amino-acid sequence MLPVILALLLSQTPPAANPRQQGVPIGKGKTLPTVRLSAPSGGWTVDRMMLIEGTVSDATIDPIVVSINGDRYLMRTFNGRFSRSFPAASGKNVVTVMATNQAGTARAQATSYAQVPPVPFKVILTSDTDGVYTDLHVYEPTDSSVKDGNLTISSMAHVYWADTASPSGGTFYLNSQGGDFDQPAYGPYLYIHRAPPKGVYLVATNYWPSGDKAHTVATLNLSLFEGTPQEVRRMVRIPLATPGTTRVLAWVNVLGDGQAEVYVPSADPKPTRAGWPTNLAEALKELQSNGGGGEGDY; translated from the coding sequence ATGCTTCCCGTCATCCTCGCCCTGCTCTTGTCGCAGACGCCGCCCGCCGCCAACCCGCGCCAGCAAGGTGTGCCCATCGGCAAGGGCAAGACGCTGCCCACGGTGCGCCTGAGCGCGCCCTCCGGCGGCTGGACGGTGGACCGGATGATGCTCATCGAAGGCACGGTGAGCGACGCCACCATCGACCCCATCGTCGTGTCCATCAACGGCGACCGCTACCTGATGCGCACGTTCAACGGGCGCTTCAGCCGCAGCTTCCCCGCGGCGAGCGGGAAGAACGTCGTCACGGTGATGGCCACGAACCAGGCGGGCACCGCGCGCGCGCAGGCGACCAGCTACGCGCAGGTTCCTCCCGTGCCCTTCAAGGTCATCCTCACGAGTGACACGGATGGCGTGTACACGGACCTGCACGTCTACGAGCCCACGGACTCGAGCGTGAAGGATGGGAATCTCACCATCTCGTCCATGGCGCACGTGTACTGGGCGGACACGGCGAGCCCGTCGGGCGGCACGTTCTATCTGAACTCGCAGGGCGGTGACTTCGACCAGCCCGCGTACGGCCCCTACCTCTACATCCACCGCGCGCCGCCCAAGGGCGTGTACCTGGTGGCGACGAACTACTGGCCCAGCGGCGACAAGGCGCACACGGTGGCCACGCTGAACCTGTCGCTGTTCGAGGGCACGCCGCAGGAGGTGCGCCGCATGGTGCGCATCCCGCTGGCGACGCCGGGCACCACGCGCGTGCTCGCGTGGGTGAACGTGCTCGGGGACGGACAGGCGGAGGTCTACGTGCCGTCGGCGGACCCCAAGCCCACGCGCGCCGGCTGGCCGACGAACCTGGCCGAGGCCCTCAAGGAGCTCCAGTCGAACGGCGGCGGCGGCGAGGGCGACTACTGA
- a CDS encoding low molecular weight phosphatase family protein, translated as MNKVIFACVRNAGRSQMAAAFFNVLADPDKARAISAGTQPGERLHPEVLEAMADAGLDLKDARPQQLTNELAKDAHWLITLGCGEACPNVPGLKREDWPLEDPHGKPSVLVHRIRDEVAARVMGLLEREGWVKAGQPGT; from the coding sequence ATGAACAAGGTCATCTTCGCCTGTGTGCGGAACGCGGGTCGCTCGCAGATGGCGGCGGCGTTCTTCAACGTGCTCGCGGACCCGGACAAGGCACGGGCCATCTCCGCGGGGACGCAGCCCGGCGAGCGGTTGCACCCGGAGGTGCTCGAGGCCATGGCCGACGCGGGCCTGGACCTGAAAGACGCCCGGCCGCAGCAGCTCACGAACGAGCTGGCGAAGGACGCGCATTGGCTCATCACGCTGGGCTGTGGCGAGGCCTGCCCCAACGTGCCGGGGCTCAAGCGCGAGGACTGGCCTCTGGAAGACCCCCACGGCAAGCCGTCGGTGCTGGTGCACCGCATCCGCGACGAGGTGGCCGCCCGCGTGATGGGGCTGCTGGAGCGCGAGGGGTGGGTGAAGGCCGGTCAGCCGGGGACGTAG
- a CDS encoding DUF1579 domain-containing protein: MSQDWNATNAPTTQFDPAPQHQLLLRMTGDWEGPTSTWFDPTATPEESRTHARIEPLLGGRFVRVDYHSTAMGKPHAGQLILGFDKTEEHFTAAWVDSFHMSANMMLSTGAPREDGHVSVLGGYTASMCDEQGVTQKQKWGWRTVIHQPDADTLVLQSFNIWPEGREDRAVETRLTRRRQA, translated from the coding sequence ATGAGCCAGGACTGGAACGCCACCAACGCACCCACGACGCAGTTCGACCCAGCGCCGCAGCACCAGCTGCTGCTCCGGATGACGGGCGACTGGGAAGGTCCCACGAGCACCTGGTTCGACCCCACCGCCACGCCCGAGGAGTCCCGCACGCACGCGCGCATCGAGCCGCTGCTCGGCGGCCGCTTCGTCCGCGTCGACTATCACTCCACCGCCATGGGCAAGCCGCACGCGGGCCAGCTCATCCTCGGCTTCGACAAGACCGAGGAGCACTTCACCGCGGCCTGGGTGGACAGCTTCCACATGAGCGCGAACATGATGCTCTCCACCGGCGCGCCCCGGGAGGACGGCCACGTGTCCGTGCTCGGCGGCTACACCGCGAGCATGTGCGACGAGCAGGGCGTCACCCAGAAGCAGAAGTGGGGCTGGCGCACCGTGATTCACCAGCCCGACGCGGACACCCTCGTCCTCCAGTCCTTCAACATCTGGCCCGAGGGCCGCGAGGACCGCGCGGTGGAGACCCGCCTGACGCGCCGCCGTCAGGCCTAG
- a CDS encoding TonB family protein: protein MPDESPKDGAADTRLFASVVDARSRSTADTTRTFWVAPLVVALHALLLVGLDSIWHGSTRASTSTTNDEDTLVLRLLAAPPPPPPAPAAAPRLATARRSRPFPKPTLSRRHPPRPETPPVIDPPVAQPQVAALDTVAAATPGGVSGGVAGGIIGGMVNSVLVASSAGLLPITPPPPTAEQRTAWEEEYFEVMFRDRFENVRYPHQAAMAGIEGRFALRITVGTRGQLLALSIVGRCPHYVLCDAAMAAVREAAPFPPPPSALGPRVTVELPFNYHLR from the coding sequence ATGCCGGACGAGAGTCCGAAGGACGGCGCCGCCGACACGAGGCTCTTCGCCTCCGTCGTTGACGCTCGCTCACGAAGCACCGCCGACACCACCCGCACCTTCTGGGTGGCCCCCCTCGTGGTGGCCCTCCACGCCCTCCTCCTCGTCGGCCTCGACAGCATCTGGCACGGCTCCACCCGTGCCTCCACGTCCACCACGAATGACGAGGACACCCTCGTCCTGCGCCTCCTCGCCGCGCCACCTCCGCCCCCGCCGGCCCCCGCCGCCGCTCCGCGCCTCGCGACAGCCCGGCGCTCCCGGCCCTTCCCCAAGCCCACCCTCTCCCGGCGCCATCCCCCACGGCCCGAGACACCGCCCGTCATCGACCCGCCCGTGGCCCAGCCCCAGGTCGCCGCGCTCGACACCGTCGCCGCCGCCACGCCCGGCGGCGTCTCCGGTGGCGTCGCCGGAGGCATCATCGGCGGCATGGTGAACAGCGTGCTCGTCGCGAGCAGCGCGGGCCTGTTGCCCATCACCCCTCCCCCACCCACCGCCGAGCAGCGCACCGCGTGGGAGGAGGAATACTTCGAGGTGATGTTCCGCGACCGCTTCGAGAACGTGCGCTACCCGCACCAGGCCGCCATGGCCGGCATCGAGGGCCGCTTCGCGCTGCGCATCACCGTCGGCACCCGAGGCCAGCTCCTCGCGCTCTCCATCGTCGGCCGCTGCCCCCACTACGTCCTCTGCGACGCCGCGATGGCCGCCGTGCGCGAGGCGGCCCCCTTCCCGCCTCCTCCGTCCGCGCTCGGCCCCCGCGTCACCGTGGAGCTGCCCTTCAACTACCACCTGCGCTGA
- a CDS encoding TerC/Alx family metal homeostasis membrane protein: MHPIPTWLWGVFWAAVLTLLVVDLLGHRGHHGESRRAAWMWTGVWVAAGLAFGGLVWAVLGADAGQEYLAAWLIEKSLSLDNAFVFLVIFQSLSVPVRAQHQVLFLGIFGALVFRALFIFVGAAALERWSWVSYVFGAILLVTAWRVLREDPAKQQGNRAVSWLSRHLPVTQHLHDKKFIVRREDGHRVATPLLLALLGLELTDILFAVDSVPAAFSVTKDTFILYSSNAFAILGLRALYLVLAGTLGTLRYLHYGLAGVLAFAGLKMVVTPWFHVPPLPSVLIIVALVGTAVVASLIARRREAPAASREEGPGPDATVRR; the protein is encoded by the coding sequence ATGCACCCGATTCCCACATGGCTCTGGGGCGTCTTCTGGGCGGCGGTGTTGACGCTGCTCGTGGTGGACCTGCTCGGACACCGAGGCCACCACGGCGAGTCCCGCCGGGCGGCCTGGATGTGGACGGGCGTGTGGGTGGCCGCGGGCCTGGCCTTCGGAGGGCTGGTGTGGGCGGTGCTCGGCGCCGACGCGGGGCAGGAATACCTGGCGGCGTGGCTCATCGAGAAGAGCCTCAGCCTGGACAACGCCTTCGTCTTCCTCGTCATCTTCCAGAGCCTGTCGGTCCCCGTGCGCGCGCAGCACCAGGTGCTGTTCCTGGGCATCTTCGGCGCGCTCGTCTTCCGCGCGCTCTTCATCTTCGTGGGGGCGGCCGCGCTGGAGCGCTGGTCCTGGGTGTCCTACGTCTTCGGCGCCATCCTGCTGGTCACCGCCTGGCGCGTGCTGCGCGAGGACCCGGCGAAGCAGCAGGGCAACCGGGCCGTGAGCTGGCTGTCGCGTCACCTGCCCGTGACGCAGCACCTGCATGACAAGAAGTTCATCGTCCGGCGCGAGGACGGCCACCGCGTGGCCACGCCGCTCCTGTTGGCGCTGTTGGGCCTGGAGCTGACGGACATCCTCTTCGCGGTGGACTCGGTGCCGGCGGCCTTCTCCGTGACGAAGGACACCTTCATCCTCTACAGCTCCAACGCGTTCGCGATTCTCGGCTTGAGGGCGCTGTACCTGGTGCTGGCGGGCACGCTGGGCACGCTGCGCTACCTGCACTACGGGCTGGCGGGCGTGCTCGCGTTCGCGGGGCTGAAGATGGTGGTGACGCCCTGGTTCCACGTGCCGCCGCTGCCGTCGGTGCTCATCATCGTCGCGCTGGTGGGCACCGCCGTCGTGGCCAGCCTCATCGCCCGCCGTCGCGAGGCCCCGGCCGCCTCCCGAGAGGAGGGGCCGGGGCCGGATGCGACCGTGAGGCGTTAG
- a CDS encoding cupin domain-containing protein encodes MPTLIPAPLRVTAVGNKPKLIHEFVGKATTRTGDVSVAHMNSPGGWEEPGQRPEFKEITLVLAGVLRVEHKGGVLDVRGGQAVICEPGEWVRYSTPEAEGAEYVAICLPAFSPKTVHRDD; translated from the coding sequence ATGCCGACCCTGATACCCGCCCCGTTGCGCGTGACAGCCGTGGGCAACAAGCCGAAGCTCATCCACGAGTTCGTGGGCAAGGCCACCACGCGCACGGGCGACGTCAGCGTGGCCCACATGAACAGCCCCGGGGGGTGGGAGGAGCCGGGGCAGCGGCCCGAGTTCAAGGAAATCACCCTGGTGCTCGCGGGCGTGCTGCGCGTGGAGCACAAGGGCGGCGTGCTCGACGTGCGCGGCGGACAGGCCGTCATCTGCGAGCCCGGCGAGTGGGTGCGCTACAGCACCCCGGAGGCCGAGGGCGCCGAGTACGTCGCCATCTGCCTGCCCGCGTTCTCCCCCAAGACGGTGCACCGCGACGACTGA
- a CDS encoding DUF4153 domain-containing protein yields the protein MSSSLPAVPTNAQSAAPVAPVVQPRVKPFAPRRTLGVALGVGVLAEVLLGREHWGVSFPLMVMALVVALVGVGGREGWQRAAPNTWLLTPLLVVAGFMGVRDSPWLQLLNVVTVGALLALLAHFWAAGRVEWLALGDYPGVVVSTVFRSLVQPPAMVREAVDLRGAMSRMPRLFPLLRGLVLTLPVVGLFLVLLWSADAAFASALERVLALEVGTVLEEGVGRVLGVLFSASATAALVGHALRRRTRRESGEEEVGEGRAWLGLTEALTLLVAVDVLFLVFVRFQVAYLFVGDAVAPAPGYSYAEYARRGFFELLLVSMLTLCLIMALARWTVRETAKAKVAFQVAASVMTVLTVAILASAMKRLGMYEDAFGYTRLRVFTHVFMVFLGGVLAWRGVTLWWRPERFAVGAFAAALGAVVTVNVINPDALIVRHNLARELAQGAGEGAPRPEGVVDVGYLYELSLDAVPELARGLPSTRLLSDEFRARACEDVSWPEWSLSRWRACRALSALAPAPVSAGGS from the coding sequence ATGTCATCGTCCTTGCCTGCTGTTCCCACGAACGCGCAGAGCGCCGCTCCGGTGGCGCCCGTCGTCCAGCCCCGGGTGAAGCCCTTCGCGCCCCGGCGCACGCTGGGCGTGGCGCTGGGGGTGGGCGTGCTCGCGGAGGTGCTCCTGGGGCGGGAGCACTGGGGGGTGTCGTTCCCGTTGATGGTGATGGCGCTGGTGGTCGCGCTCGTCGGAGTGGGGGGCCGCGAGGGCTGGCAGCGCGCCGCGCCGAACACGTGGCTCCTGACGCCGCTGCTGGTGGTCGCGGGCTTCATGGGGGTGCGCGACAGCCCGTGGCTCCAGCTGTTGAACGTGGTGACGGTGGGGGCGCTGTTGGCGCTGTTGGCGCACTTCTGGGCCGCGGGCCGCGTGGAGTGGCTGGCGTTGGGGGACTACCCCGGCGTGGTGGTGTCCACGGTGTTCCGGAGCCTGGTGCAGCCGCCCGCGATGGTGCGCGAGGCGGTGGACCTGCGCGGGGCGATGTCGAGGATGCCCCGGCTCTTCCCGCTGCTGCGCGGGTTGGTGCTGACGCTGCCGGTGGTGGGGTTGTTCCTGGTGCTGCTCTGGTCGGCGGACGCGGCGTTCGCCTCCGCGCTGGAGCGGGTGCTGGCGCTGGAGGTGGGGACGGTGTTGGAGGAGGGGGTGGGGCGGGTGTTGGGCGTGCTGTTCTCGGCGAGCGCCACGGCGGCGCTGGTGGGGCACGCGCTGCGGCGCCGGACGCGGCGGGAGTCGGGCGAAGAGGAGGTGGGCGAGGGCCGGGCGTGGCTGGGGCTGACGGAGGCGCTGACGCTGCTGGTCGCGGTGGATGTGTTGTTCCTGGTGTTCGTGCGCTTCCAGGTGGCGTACCTCTTCGTGGGGGACGCGGTGGCGCCGGCGCCGGGGTACTCGTATGCGGAGTACGCGCGCCGGGGGTTCTTCGAGCTGCTGCTCGTGTCGATGCTGACCTTGTGCCTCATCATGGCGCTGGCACGGTGGACGGTGCGGGAGACGGCGAAGGCGAAGGTGGCCTTCCAGGTGGCGGCGAGCGTGATGACGGTGCTGACGGTGGCCATCCTCGCCTCGGCGATGAAGCGGTTGGGGATGTACGAGGATGCCTTCGGGTACACGCGGCTGCGGGTCTTCACGCACGTGTTCATGGTGTTCCTGGGCGGGGTGCTCGCGTGGCGCGGGGTGACGCTGTGGTGGAGGCCGGAGCGCTTCGCGGTGGGGGCCTTCGCCGCGGCGCTGGGGGCGGTGGTGACGGTGAATGTCATCAACCCGGACGCGCTCATCGTGCGGCACAACCTGGCGCGGGAGCTGGCGCAAGGGGCGGGCGAGGGCGCGCCGCGCCCGGAGGGCGTGGTGGACGTGGGGTACCTGTACGAGCTCTCGCTGGACGCGGTGCCGGAGCTGGCGCGGGGGCTGCCGTCGACGAGGCTGCTGAGCGACGAGTTCAGGGCCCGGGCGTGCGAGGACGTGTCCTGGCCGGAGTGGAGCCTTTCGCGGTGGCGTGCGTGTCGGGCGCTGAGCGCGTTGGCGCCGGCGCCTGTCAGCGCAGGTGGTAGTTGA